A genomic segment from Verrucomicrobiota bacterium encodes:
- a CDS encoding O-antigen ligase family protein: MLNDIRADEAGAAGNEHIHVRNISTQIFCCVQRTLSPQCISVLWDRGSLRFNLASMDADENHRSPQRSDRIRTPAAYKICEGVSGSLICVAIVFTPWAFGTTQDWSVWTMNVLCCLLGAVLVAKWLIRRQTAYKPARWGEAREIGGIRLESPGQRIARYLTVSLAAMSAVLLAYCLASVWNARATYLPLENRFEYHDYIAWLPHTYNRTATLNAFWQYLGLAFFFWATRDWLLGKTSRERREAAEDRRGDSGERRRGQGERRTTSVERSWRTEGAEAENEAPESESRTVEGHAVAGPRGSTLPRFHASTLPARLRLLLWVLCINGAALALEGILQRLDGTNKLLWLVVPYFNNVAEAQFGPYAYRSNAATYLNLIWPVCLGFWLMLRNSSTRMRMVAQRIGGGSYMVLLPCAVVMASAPIISTSRGGALIALAAVPVASGIVFFAARRERALVRASMLTLFLVILGFSTFLGWKDLALRLENMFSDNIGGRMQIYDNCRAIAEQFPLLGTGPASFPAIYQLYKEPNQVWEAYLHDDWLETRITFGGLGFGLILLMLAVVLLRWSAPNGIPAPWEFPACIWLAMVGCLIHAKFDFPLQVYSIHFLFLLLCSIAFCLARK; encoded by the coding sequence ATGTTGAACGACATTCGAGCCGATGAAGCCGGCGCCGCCGGTAACGAGCACATTCATGTTCGGAACATCTCTACCCAAATTTTCTGTTGCGTCCAGCGGACTCTTTCGCCGCAATGCATTTCTGTCTTGTGGGATCGCGGGAGTCTGCGGTTCAATCTCGCGTCCATGGACGCGGACGAGAACCATCGCTCACCACAGCGCTCTGATCGCATCCGAACGCCGGCGGCTTACAAGATCTGCGAGGGCGTTTCGGGATCTCTGATTTGCGTCGCGATTGTTTTCACTCCCTGGGCGTTTGGCACGACGCAAGATTGGTCGGTCTGGACGATGAATGTCCTCTGCTGCCTGCTCGGGGCGGTTCTCGTCGCGAAGTGGTTGATTCGGCGGCAGACAGCTTACAAGCCGGCGCGTTGGGGTGAAGCTAGAGAGATTGGGGGAATTCGACTGGAATCTCCGGGACAACGAATCGCGCGCTATCTGACGGTGAGCCTCGCGGCGATGTCGGCGGTTTTGCTGGCGTATTGCCTGGCGAGCGTCTGGAACGCGCGCGCCACGTATCTTCCTCTGGAGAATCGCTTCGAGTATCACGACTACATCGCGTGGCTGCCGCACACTTACAACCGGACCGCCACTTTGAATGCTTTCTGGCAGTATCTGGGTTTGGCTTTCTTCTTCTGGGCGACACGCGATTGGCTCTTAGGCAAGACCAGTCGAGAGCGCCGAGAGGCGGCAGAGGACAGGCGAGGGGACTCCGGCGAGAGACGGCGAGGACAAGGGGAACGACGAACGACGAGCGTTGAGCGCTCATGGCGCACGGAAGGCGCGGAGGCTGAGAACGAAGCACCGGAGTCCGAATCTCGGACCGTCGAAGGACACGCGGTCGCCGGGCCCCGCGGTTCCACGCTTCCACGCTTCCACGCTTCCACGCTCCCCGCCCGCTTACGCTTGTTGCTTTGGGTGCTTTGCATCAACGGCGCGGCTCTCGCGCTGGAAGGAATTCTGCAACGGCTCGATGGGACGAATAAGTTGCTGTGGCTTGTTGTTCCTTATTTCAACAACGTTGCCGAGGCTCAATTCGGCCCCTATGCTTATCGGTCCAATGCCGCCACCTACCTCAATTTGATCTGGCCGGTCTGCCTTGGTTTTTGGTTGATGCTGCGCAACTCGTCCACTCGAATGCGAATGGTCGCTCAACGCATTGGCGGCGGAAGCTACATGGTTCTGCTGCCATGCGCGGTGGTCATGGCGTCGGCTCCTATTATTTCGACCAGCCGGGGCGGCGCTTTGATCGCGCTGGCCGCAGTGCCCGTGGCTTCGGGAATTGTTTTTTTTGCAGCGCGGCGCGAACGCGCGTTGGTTCGGGCCAGCATGCTCACCTTGTTCCTCGTCATCCTGGGTTTCTCAACCTTCCTGGGTTGGAAGGACCTCGCCCTTAGATTAGAAAACATGTTTTCGGATAACATTGGCGGCAGGATGCAGATTTACGATAACTGCCGCGCTATTGCCGAGCAGTTTCCTCTACTTGGGACTGGTCCGGCGTCGTTCCCGGCTATCTACCAATTGTACAAAGAACCGAATCAGGTTTGGGAGGCGTACCTGCATGACGATTGGCTGGAGACACGCATCACGTTTGGAGGGCTCGGATTTGGGTTGATCCTGCTTATGCTCGCCGTCGTCCTGCTTCGATGGTCGGCGCCGAACGGGATCCCGGCGCCCTGGGAATTCCCGGCGTGCATCTGGCTGGCGATGGTTGGCTGCCTGATCCACGCGAAGTTCGATTTTCCACTGCAAGTCTATTCCATCCATTTCCTGTTCCTCCTTTTATGCTCCATCGCTTTTTGTCTGGCGCGGAAGTAA